In Catharus ustulatus isolate bCatUst1 chromosome 29, bCatUst1.pri.v2, whole genome shotgun sequence, the following are encoded in one genomic region:
- the MYO9B gene encoding unconventional myosin-IXb isoform X5, which produces MSLKDADSAVCQAKAAYNLHIYPQLSTESAPCCKVTATKDSTSSDVIKDVINILNLDVSKHYVLVEVKESGGEEWVLDINDSPVHRVLLWPRRAQDEHPQQDGYYFLLQERNTDGTIKYVQMQLLSKETDARRLVERGFLPWHQEDFDDLCNLPNLTETTLLENLKCRFLKHRIYTYAGSILIAINPFKFLPIYNPKYVKMYENHQLGKLEPHIFAIADVAYHTMLKKHVNQCIVISGESGSGKTQSTNFLIHCLTALSQKGYASGVERTILGAGPVLEAFGNAKTAHNNNSSRFGKFIQVNYLENGIVRGAVVEKYLLEKSRLVSQEKDERNYHVFYYLLLGVNEEERKEFHLKQPEDYFYLNQHNLKIEDGEDLRHEFERLKQAMEMVGFLSATKKQIFSILSAILYLGNVTYKKKATGRDEGLDVGPPEVLDILSQLLKVKREILVEVLTKRKTVTANDKLILPYSLNEAITARDSMAKSLYSALFDWIVLRINHALLNKKDMEESVTCLSIGVLDIFGFEDFETNSFEQFCINYANEQLQYYFNQHIFKLEQEEYKSEGITWHNIDYTDNVGCIHLISKKPTGLFYLLDEESNFPHATNQTLLAKFKQQHEENKFFVGTPVMEPAFIIRHFAGKVKYQIKDFREKNMDYMRPDIVALLRSSDSAFVRELIGMDPVAVFRWAVLRAAIRAMAVFAQAGRDRAQKTAGVVRQGPRVPLGELQRSNTPVEKVYRRKSRGVKQKQIIPKNLLDSKSLKLIMSMTLHDRTTKSLLHLHKKKKPPSISAQFQASLNKLLETLGRAEPFFIRCIRSNAEKKEMLFDESLVLQQLRYTGMLETVRIRRSGYSAKYTFQEFIDQFQVLLPKNAKASKEVICAYLNKLKLNENYYQIGKTKVFMKEAERQILQDTLHKEVIRKIILLQSWLRMVLERRRFLRLRQAAVVLQACWRSRCVRMALQRNNAAIDIQAAWRRHRQRKRFLQLRSRVCLLQALLRGHLQRKRYQKMLLEKQKAEEKQREMQEDEDKEDDMSKDEQSEPATDELPVEHESEPDQAVEAEDQAQNEQAENLSSSEKATLPQKHTGEGSEKVTNSREKRESRRQRGLEHNDLQNKHVLLSFEGPSVLCHEEQTVSEQALETAPEPEKSIAQEDNVLQGSSEGEKSPSEEKTVSDITPSNEIKESVSVPEQPPESEAEDTAADSTKTQGNQNNQIKSSQSFTCPERPKDLALNVCNTLSATGSFQGPADGWTAKYRQQRTTKDLDSPTSAIQRYVDDPEKLKYKREKWKGKRQSDAGQNDVLSQSLDGRIRVDKSPQNQLEKKGSSASLSDLSTLAQTVAMNQQSPDPIEEEKGNKKYPVQKKPSDHFPSQDSAVPVQPASQQGDAKSAFKSPLRRLLGKKPDKKIAKESSDVIEEGDGLSLVSCVLFTDTGGTQKVPEGSSGQPGRPQAVKESSKAKKNRTIKISKISSVSQNWRASMVREIANANELKHLDEFLLNKINDLRSQKSGVECLFFEATEKFRGNIKTMYSAPNGQIHVGYKDLVENYQLLVTNLAKKREEKEVKLVLNLFLSLLDEFIRGYTKKEESEQPKQTKAQKKKRKQDRAIEEHNGHVFTNYQVSIRQSCEHCSSYIWPMEKACLCSVCKLTCHKKCMSKIQSSCTSCGKKGEQDAEPRHFGVCVSALTSDRNSVPVVMEKLLEYVEMHGLYTEGIYRKSGSANRMKELKQLLQEDPNSVKLENYPIHTITGILKQWLRELPDPLMTSAQYNDFLRAVELPEKQEQLHAIYSVLEQLPQANHNTLERLIFHLVKVALIEDVNRMSPNALAIVFAPCLLRCPDTSDPLTSMKDVSKTTMCVEMLIKEQIRKYKIKMEEINQLEAAESFAFRRLSLLRQNTLWPIKLGFSSPYEGKLTKSSQVKGNDSGTSELDSVHEEEDVSEANNREKEILDRIQSIKEEKEDITYRLPELDQRGSDEENVDSETSASTESLLEDKPGRMDTEAIIGLHCCAQSSSVPAKDICKVPSLPQTSSNSSSASLASRRRYSLTLSKIKVPRRTPVMPTANIKLPPGLFKCTEAQDEVLAKEESQVVQRREQPARRTDSIHSVYIAQGSALAHAQELGDEYEPTAKHKRRFSDPYSHIPYVEK; this is translated from the exons ATGAGTTTAAAAGATGCTGACAGTGCAGTTTGCCAGGCAAAGGCAGCCTATAACCTTCACATTTACCCCCAGCTCTCAACAGAAAGTGCTCCCTGCTGTAAAGTGACAGCAACCAAGGACAGCACATCATCAGATGTCATCAAGGATGTGATTAACATCTTAAACCTGGATGTCTCCAAACATTATGTGCTGGTGGAGGTGAAAGAATCAGGTGGAGAAGAATGGGTGCTTGACATCAACGACTCTCCTGTGCACAGGGTTTTGCTGTGGCCTCGGCGCGCTCAGGACGAGCACCCTCAGCAGGATGGCTACTacttcctgctgcaggagaggaacaCTGATGGCACCATCAAGTACGTGCAGATGCAGCTGCTGTCCAAGGAGACGGATGCTCGGCGCTTGGTGGAGAGGGGTTTTCTGCCCTGGCACCAGGAGGACTTTGATGACCTTTGCAATCTGCCCAACCTGACAGAGACAACGCTCCTGGAGAATCTCAAGTGCCGCTTCCTAAAGCACAGAATCTACACTTACGCAGGAAGTATCCTGATTGCAATTAACCCCTTCAAGTTCCTGCCCATTTATAACCCCAAGTATGTCAAGATGTATGAGAACCATCAGCTCGGGAAGCTGGAGCCTCATATTTTTGCCATTGCTGATGTGGCCTATCACACAATGCTTAAAAAACATGTTAATCAGTGCATCGTTATATCAGGTGAAAGTGGGTCTGGGAAAACCCAAAGCACAAACTTCTTAATTCACTGCCTCACGGCACTGAGCCAGAAAGGGTACGCCAGTGGTGTGGAGAGAACCATTCTGGGAGCTGGACCAGTTCTCGAG GCATTTGGAAATGCAAAAACAGCACATAACAATAACTCCAGTCGTTTTGGGAAGTTCATTCAAGTCAACTATTTAGAGAATGGTATTGTCAGGGG GGCTGTGGTTGAAAAATACCTGCTTGAAAAATCTCGTTTGGTTTCtcaagaaaaagatgaaag GAACTACCATGTCTTTTATTATTTGCTACTTGGAGTCAATGAAGAAGAGCGTAAAGAATTTCACCTCAAGCAACCTGAAGATTATTTCTACCTCAACCAG CATAACTTGAAAATTGAAGATGGGGAAGATCTCCGACATGAATTCGAGAGATTAAAACAAGCCATGGAGATGGTTGGCTTCCTTTCAGCAACAAAGAAACA gaTCTTTTCAATACTTTCAGCTATTCTGTATTTGGGCAATGTCACATACAAGAAGAAAGCCACAGGTCGGGATGAAGGCTTGGACGTGGGACCTCCTGAAGTGTTGGACATTCTTTCCCAGCTCTTGAAG GTTAAACGGGAAATCCTGGTAGAAGTgctaacaaaaagaaaaactgtgacTGCTAATGATAAGCTTATTTTGCCATATAGTCTCAATGAG GCAATAACAGCTCGTGATTCCATGGCCAAGTCCTTGTACAGTGCTCTGTTTGATTGGATTGTTCTGAGAATCAATCATGCACTCCTTAacaagaaggacatggaggAATCTGTTACA TGTCTGTCCATTGGTGTACTTGATATTTTTGGATTTGAAGATTTTGAAACCAACAGTTTTGAGCAGTTCTGTATAAATTATGCAAATGAGCAACTTCAGTATTATTTCAATCAGCACATTTTCAAATTGGAGCAG GAGGAATATAAGAGTGAAGGGATCACTTGGCACAATATTGACTATACTGATAATGTGGGCTGCATTCACTTAATCAGCAAGAAGCCCACTGGCCTCTTCTATCTTCTGGATGAAGAAAGCAA TTTTCCACATGCCACCAACCAAACTCTACTGGCAAAATTCAAACAGCAGCATGAGGAGAACAAGTTTTTTGTTGGAACCCCAGTGATGGAGCCTGCTTTTATTATTCGCCACTTTGCTGGCAAAGTGAAATACCAGATCAAA GATTTCAGGGAGAAGAACATGGATTACATGAGACCTGACATCGTGGCCCTGCTGCGCAGCAGCGACAGCGCCTTCGTGCGGGAGCTGATCGGGATGGACCCGGTGGCCGTGTTCCGATGGGCCGTGCTGCGAGCGGCCATCCGGGCCATGGCCGTGTTCGCGCAGGCCGGCCGCGACAGGGCTCAGAAAACcgcag GAGTGGTACGTCAAGGACCCAGAGTTCCCCTTGGAGAACTGCAGAGATCGAACACGCCGGTAGAAAAAGTTTATCG AAG GAAAAGTAGAGGTGTCAAGCAAAAGCAGATAATTCCCAAG AACTTGCTGGATTCCAAATCTCTGAAGCTCATCATGAGCATGACCCTGCATGATCGGACTACAAAGTCCCTTTTGCACTTGCACAAGAAGAAGAAACCCCCCAGCATAAGTGCCCAGTTCCAG GCTTCACTTAACAAGTTGCTGGAGAcactgggcagagctgagccattCTTCATCCGCTGCATCCGCTCCAATGCAGAGAAG AAGGAGATGCTCTTTGATGAGAGCTTGGTGCTGCAGCAGTTACGGTACACGGGCATGCTGGAAACTGTGCGGATCAGGAGGTCTGGCTACAGTGCCAAATACACATTCCAG GAATTCATCGACCAGTTTCAGGTGTTACTACCCAAAAATGCCAAAGCCTCCAAGGAAGTAATTTGTGCTTATTTGAATAAACTAAAACTGAATGAAAACTACTATCAAATAGGGAAGACCAAG GTTTTTATGAAAGAGGCTGAACGGCAGATACTACAGGATACACTACACAAAGAAGTGATCAGGAAAATCATCCTCCTTCAGAGCTGGCTCAGGATGGTTCTGGAAAGGAGACGCTTTCTCAGGCTGCGGCAGGCAGCCGTTGTTCTACAG GCGTGCTGGCGCTCCCGCTGTGTCAGGATGGCTCTGCAGAGGAACAACGCTGCCATCGACATCCAGGCGGCCTGGAGGCGGCACCGGCAGCGCAAGcgcttcctgcagctcaggagcagaGTTTGTCTCCTGCAGGCCCTGCTCAGGGGGCACCTGCAGCGCAAGAG ATACCAGAAAATGCTCctagaaaagcagaaagctgaagaaaagcagagagaaatgcaGGAAGATGAAGACAAAGAGGATGATATGAGCAAGGATGAGCAGAGTGAGCCAGCAACAGATGAACTGCCTGTGGAACATGAGTCAGAGCCAGATCAAGCTGTTGAGGCTGAAGATCAAGCTCAAAATGAACAAGCTGAAAACCTGAGCTCATCTGAGAAAGCCACATTACCCCAGAAGCACACGGGTGAGGGCTCAGAGAAGGTCACCAACAGCCGGGAGAAGCGCGAGTCCCGTCGGCagagggggctggagcacaaCGACCTGCAGAACAAGCATGTGCTCCTGTCCTTTGAGGGAccatctgtgctgtgccatgagGAGCAAACTGTTTCTGAACAGGCCCTGGAAACTGCTCCAGAGCCAGAGAAATCCATAGCACAAGAAGATAATGTCCTTCAGGGAAGCAGTGAGGGAGAGAAAAGTCCAAGTGAAGAAAAAACTGTTTCAGACATTACACCATCAAATGAGATAAAAGAAAGTGTTTCTGTTCCTGAGCAACCACCTGAATCAGAAGCAGAGGACACGGCAGCTGATAGCACAAAAACACAAGGGAATcaaaataaccaaataaaaagCAGCCAAAGCTTTACCTGCCCTGAAAGGCCAAAAGATCTTGCACTGAATGTTTGTAACACACTGTCTGCTACTGGCAGCTTTCAGGGCCCTGCTGATGGCTGGACAGCTAAATACAGGCAGCAGAGGACAACCAAAGACCTGGACAGCCCCACTTCTGCAATCCAGAGATACGTGGATGACCCAGAGAAGCTAAAGTACAAGAGGGAGAAGTGGAAAGGAAAGAGACAGTCTGATGCTGGCCAGAATGATGTGCTCAGTCAGTCTTTGGATGGAAGGATACGTGTGGATAAGTCTCCTCAGAATCAGCTAGA GAAGAAGGGGAGTTCAGCTTCATTAAGTGACCTCTCAACACTGGCCCAGACTGTTGCCATGAACCAG CAATCACCAGATCcaatagaagaagaaaaaggtaaCAAGAAATACCCTGTGCAGAAGAAGCCCAGTGACCACTTCCCCAGCCAGGACTCAGCTGTTCCCGTGCAGCCAGCGAGTCAGCAAGGGGATGCCAA GTCTGCTTTCAAAAGCCCTTTGCGTAGACTTCTGGGGAAAAAGCCAGACAAGAAAATTGCAAAGGAGAGTTCTGATGTGATTGAGGAAGGAGATGGCCTCTCCCTCGTGTCTTGTGTCCTCTTCACAGacacaggagggacacagaAAGTTCCAGAAG GTTCCTCAGGGCAGCCAGGCCGGCCCCAGGCTGTGAAGgagagcagcaaagcaaagaagaaCAGAACCATAAAGATCAGCAAGATCTCCAGCGTGTCCCAGAACTGGCGCGCGTCCATGGTGCGGGAGATTGCCAACGCCAATGAGCTGAAACACCTGGATGAGTTCCTCCTAAACAAG atcAATGACTTACGCTCCCAGAAGTCTGGTGTcgaatgtttgttttttgaagcCACAGAGAAGTTCAGAGGAAACATCAAGACCATGTACTCTGCTCCT aATGGACAAATCCATGTTGGCTATAAAGATCTGGTGGAAAATTACCAGCTCCTAGTTACAAACCTGgccaaaaaaagggaagagaaagaagtcAAGCTGGTTTTGAATCTCTTTCTATCCCTTCTGGATGAATTCATCAGAGGATATACAAAGAAAGAGGAATCTGAGCAGCCCAAG CAAACCAAAGCCCAGAAGAAGAAACGGAAACAGGATCGTGCA ATTGAAGAGCACAATGGCCACGTGTTCACAAATTACCAAGTGAGCATCCGGCAGTCGTGTGAGCACTGCTCCTCCTACATCTGGCCCATGGAGAAGGCCTGTCTGTGCAGTG TTTGCAAGCTGACTTGTCACAAGAAGTGCATGTCCAAAATCCAGAGCAGCTGTACCTCTTGTGGGAAAAAG GGCGAGCAGGACGCGGAGCCCCGGCACTTCGGGGTGTGTGTGAGCGCCCTGACCAGCGACAGGAACTCGGTCCCTGTGGTcatggagaagctgctggagtATGTGGAGATGCACGGGCTCTACACAGAAGGCATCTACAGGAAATCAGGATCAGCAAATCGGATGAAGGAGCTGAAGCAGTTGCTGCAAGAAG ACCCAAACTCAGTGAAACTGGAGAATTACCCTATTCACACCATCACAGGGATCCTTAAGCAGTGGCTGAGGGAATTGCCAGACCCACTGATGACCTCAGCACAGTACAATGATTTTCTCAGAGCTGTAG AACTGCCAGAGAAACAGGAGCAACTCCATGCCATTTACAGTGtcctggaacagctcccacAAGCAAATCATAATACCTTAGAACGACTTATCTTCCATCTTGTCAA AGTGGCTTTGATAGAAGATGTGAACCGCATGTCCCCCAACGCCTTGGCCATCGTGTTTGCTCCGTGCCTCTTGCGCTGTCCTGATACCTCTGACCCCCTGACCAGCATGAAGGATGTCTCAAAAACAACCAT GTGTGTAGAGATGCTCATAAAGGAGCAGATAAGGAAGTACAagataaaaatggaagaaatcaATCAGCTGGAAGCAGCGGAGAGCTTTGCCTTCCGACGGCTCTCGTTGCTTCGGCAGAACACG CTCTGGCCTATAAAACTTGGGTTCTCTTCCCCTTACGAGGGGAAGCTG ACTAAAAGCTCTCAGGTCAAAGGAAATGACAGTGGCACCTCAGAGCTGGACTCTGTGCATGAAGAGGAGGATGTTTCTGAAGCCAACAACCGGGAGAAGGAGATTCTTGATCGCATTCAGtcaataaaagaagaaaa GGAGGACATCACTTACCGCTTACCTGAGCTCGACCAGCGAGGCTCTGACGAGGAAAACGTGGACTCGGAGACCTCTGCGAGCACAGAGAGCCTGCTGGAGGACAAACCAGGCCGGATGGATACCGAAG CAATTATTGGATTacactgctgtgctcagagctccagCGTGCCTGCCAAAGACATTTGCAAAGTGCCTTCTCTCCCGCAAACCTCTTCAAATTCTTCCTCTGCATCCCTGGCTTCAAGGCGCAGATACTCCTTAACACTGTCCAAGATTAAAGTGCCCCGTCGAACTCCAGTGATGCCAACAGCAAACATAAAACTTCCTCCCGGGCTGTTCAAATGTACAGAAGCGCAGGACGAGGTTTTGGCTAAGGAAGAGTCTCAGGTGGTGCAGCGGAGGGAGCAGCCAGCGAGGCGGACTGACAGCATCCACTCGGTGTACATTGCACAAGGGTCTGCACTGGCCCACGCTCAGGAACTCGGGGATGAATATGAAcccacagcaaaacacaaacgCAGGTTCTCGGACCCTTACTCTCACATTCCCTATGTGGAGAAGTGA